The window AGATCGCTCTTACCCCCTGAGGCACCCCCGGAATTGATCAGCCCGATGCGCCCCATGTAACAGTTAGCCACCTGGTAGCGGCACAAATCAATGGGGTTATCAGAAGAGAGCCTGCTGTACATCTCCGGATGGGTTTTACCAAAGCCAATAGCCGTAAAACCCCCGTTATTTTCCGGCAGCTTCTGCTTTATAATATCGGCCTGCAGCGTTACCCCCAGGTGGTTGGCCTGGCCGGTGAGATCTGCAGCTACATGATAATCAGTACCTTCTTTTTTAAAACTATTATTCCGGGTGTAGCACCATAAAATGGTAGCCATTCCCAACTCGTGGGCACGTTCAAAAGCGGCAGCAATCTCTACGATCTGGCGGTTACTTTCTTCGGCCCCAAAATATACCGTAGCGCCAATGGCTGCAGCGCCCAGGTTCCAGGCCTCCTCCACAGAGCCAAACATAATCTGATCCCACTTATTGGGATAGGTCATCAGCTCATTATGGTTAATCTTTGCCACAAAAGGAATCTTATGCGCCCATTTCCGCGACATAAGCGCCAGGTTGCCAAAAGTAGTAGCTACCGCATTGCAGCCGCCTTCAACTGCCAGCCTGATGATATTTTCCGGATCAAAATAATCAGGATTAGGCGCAAACGAGGCACCGGCAGTGTGTTCAATTCCCTGATCTACCGGCAAAATAGATAAATAACCCGTACCAGACAACCGCCCGCTGTTGTAAAGGGTGGCCAGGCTTCTCAGCACCTGAGGCGAACGGTTTGACTGCCCAAAGATGCGATCAACAAAATCGGGACCCGGTAAATGGAGCCTTTCCTTAAGAATAGCCTGGCTCCGGTGGTGCAAAAGGGTTTCGGCCTCCTGCCCAAGTAATTGTTCAATGTTAACAGCCATAAAAATAAAGTTTTGGCAAAAAAATATTACACAGGTACGATTCAAGACAATCCGGGCTGGTCTGCCCCCCTGCAGTATCATACCTTTAGGTGTGTTTAATCAATTTTAAGAAGTTTTATGCAGATGAACAAATTGTACAGACGCCTGATACTGATTTTAGGATTGGCTGGCACAGTTTTGGCAGGTAATAGTTGTAGCGAAACTGTTTATGTTACCCAACAGCGCCAAACCTTTAATGACTATAAAGCAATGAAGCACGATAAGGTGGTTAATAAAACCAGAAGGCCCAAAGTGCGCTCCCATCAATAAAGTTTTTTGTTTTACTACTCTTCTGATTGATTGAAAAGGCTGCTAAGTGAAGGCAGCCTTTTCGTATTTACAGCCCCTTTGCCGGCTGGTTCTTTTCGGAAATCGGCGTATCTTCGCCCCTATGGAACAGCCCGATCTGAAGATATTCTTCACTCCCCTGCCCGAATCGGCTCATGCCGGTATTACTGCGCCAGATGCTCTGGTTAAAAGCATCAGGCTGCATGCAGAAACCTTTCCCGACCTGGAGCAGGCCGATCTGGCCCTCATTGGTCTTACAGAAAACCGCGGCAGTGGCGATAACGGGGGTGTAGGTGCCGCCGCAGATACTATCAGGGAGAAGCTATACCGCTTAAAAAGATGCCCTACCGGCACCCTGCGTATTATTGACCTGGGCAACCTTATTAACGGACACGACCTGGAGGAGACCTACCTGCGCGTTCGCGAGGTATGCAGCATGCTGATTGGCAATAATGTGTTGCCCATCCTGCTGGGTGGCTCCCACGACCTTGCTTTTGGCCAGTACCAGGCTTACGAAGACCTGGAAAAGCTGGTATCGGTAGTCCATGTAGATGCCAAGCTTGACCTGGAAGATGCTGCCGATATGCCTGCCAACAGCCGGCACATCCACAGCCTGCTGGTGCATGAACCTAATTTTCTCTTCAACTACTCCCTTTTGGGTTACCAGAGCTACCTGGTAGATCCTGCGGCCATGGCCATGCTGGAGCGCCTGTATTTTGAGGCCCATCGCCTGGGAGCGCTAAGGCGCGACATACGCGAAGCCGAGCCGCTTGTACGCGAGGCCGACCTGCTAAGCTTTGATATTACTGCCATTAAAGCCACCGATGCCCCCGGCAATGCCATGGCACAGCCTTTTGGCCTTAGCGGCGAGGAATCCTGCCAGCTCTGCTGGTACGCCGGCCTTAATGAAAAACTGAGCTCCATTGGCTTCTATGAGTACAACCCTGCCCTGGATGATGCCCGGAAAACCACTGCCTCGGTGGTAGCTACCATGGTTTGGTATTTTATAGAAGGCTACTACAACCGCAAGCAGGAAAAGAGCTTTGCCAGCAACGACTACCAGCGCTTTATCGTTACCATGCCATCTGAGCCCTCTACCCTTACCTTCTACAAGAGCCGGCGCAGCGAAAAATGGTGGATGGAAGTACCCCACCCCAACGATGACCTAAGCCGCTACGGCCGCAATTTCATGGTACCCTGCAGCTACAACGATTACCTGATGGCCGTACAGGGCGAAGTACCGGAGCGGTGGATCAACACGTACAATAAGCTGGTTTGATATGTGCTAATTGTTTAATGTGACGTTTCGCCCGGGGCGCGTAGCCGCTGCGACTAATGTGCTAATTTGGTGGGCGCGGGTTTAATTTGATTGCTGTTGGTAATTTGAGGCAACACTAAACCATTCATAAAAGTGGTTGCAAAGTCAGTATTTGGTGCTGTATATTATCAATAGTTCAGATATAAATCCTCCAGTTTCATCATAGTTTTTACGGCTCGCATATGGCTTTCATAAAATGCTGCTCCTGTGTGACTTTTGGTTAAATATGTTACAGCTACATGTGGCCCTATTGGATATAAATCTTCTATGTTGTATTCTAAAGTATAGATTTCATAAGTAGAGGGCGCATAACCCGCTCCCATTGTAGTCTGCCCAAAGGTGGTATGGTAGCCAGTCAGGTAAAGCTGAATGTATACTTTATCAGCCTCTACATTAAAATGGATTTCATGGGAAGTATTTAAGTAAAATTTAATTGCAGGACCTTTGCTAACCTTCTGAACATTAGTATAGGTGCCTTTGATCCTTAACTTGCCTTGCTCTTGATTTTGCTCCAGTATCCCTTGGTTTCCATATCGTTCATGTATATATCCCAAAGCCACAAAGAACAATTCATCTTTGCTAAATCCTGGCATTTCTACTGCCATGTTATAGATTGCCCTGCCTGCTTGGTCAATTTCCCACTGCCCCCGGATCGAATTTACCAATTCTACAGTTTCCCGATTTTGGGCAAACGCATGTAGGCTCACACTTGTGTAAACCAACATGATAATTAATTTTAGTGCTTTCATAAATAAGTCGTCATCTACACATACAAAAGTATGTGAAATAACAACTTTCACACCCTAAAAATAAAAGGTAATAACACCACTACAAGATAAGATAATGTAAGAAATCAGGCTATCCGTAACGATAATAATGCACAACAGATAGCTTCCAGTGAATGAATGATTATCCTAGAAGTTTGATAATTACAAATACACTTTTAGATTATCTTTTCTGATAAGCAGAAGCAACTTTATAAATCCAACTTTGAGCAATTTGCTTCTTCAGATTATCTTATAAAACTAAATTTCAGAAGTGACTTATTAAGTGATTTTCAGCTACAAAAAAGGGAGCTCTCAATTAACACATTAAAAAATTAGCACATTAGTCGCAGCGGCTGCGCGCCCCGGACGAACCGTCACAATACCCCTCTACATATCCCTGTAGTACATCTTTTCGTACTGCTCCTGGTAGTGCCAGATACGAAGGATGACCTGGTATTCGGTGGCTTCTTCCATGAACTTGAGGGTAGGGTTGCAAAAGGCGATGAAGTCTTGCAGATCTCTGCCTTTATAGCCGGTTAGCTCAGCTACAATCTCTTCATCGAACCAGAAATCATGCAGCGCTTTGTAGTATTCTTCTTCCCTGGCTCTTTCTTTCAGGGCGCTGATCTTCTTGCGCTGTTTTGCTTTTTTACTGAAAAGATTGGCAAATTCGGTAATGGCGCCCTCCAGCGCTGCACCGCTGCCGGTGGTGGCCA of the Flammeovirgaceae bacterium 311 genome contains:
- a CDS encoding fructose-bisphosphate aldolase (COG1830 DhnA-type fructose-1,6-bisphosphate aldolase and related enzymes) → MAVNIEQLLGQEAETLLHHRSQAILKERLHLPGPDFVDRIFGQSNRSPQVLRSLATLYNSGRLSGTGYLSILPVDQGIEHTAGASFAPNPDYFDPENIIRLAVEGGCNAVATTFGNLALMSRKWAHKIPFVAKINHNELMTYPNKWDQIMFGSVEEAWNLGAAAIGATVYFGAEESNRQIVEIAAAFERAHELGMATILWCYTRNNSFKKEGTDYHVAADLTGQANHLGVTLQADIIKQKLPENNGGFTAIGFGKTHPEMYSRLSSDNPIDLCRYQVANCYMGRIGLINSGGASGGKSDLAEAVRTAVINKRAGGQGLISGRKAFQRPMDEGIKILNAIQEVYLSDDVTIA
- a CDS encoding arginase/agmatinase/formiminoglutamase (COG0010 Arginase/agmatinase/formimionoglutamate hydrolase, arginase family) — its product is MEQPDLKIFFTPLPESAHAGITAPDALVKSIRLHAETFPDLEQADLALIGLTENRGSGDNGGVGAAADTIREKLYRLKRCPTGTLRIIDLGNLINGHDLEETYLRVREVCSMLIGNNVLPILLGGSHDLAFGQYQAYEDLEKLVSVVHVDAKLDLEDAADMPANSRHIHSLLVHEPNFLFNYSLLGYQSYLVDPAAMAMLERLYFEAHRLGALRRDIREAEPLVREADLLSFDITAIKATDAPGNAMAQPFGLSGEESCQLCWYAGLNEKLSSIGFYEYNPALDDARKTTASVVATMVWYFIEGYYNRKQEKSFASNDYQRFIVTMPSEPSTLTFYKSRRSEKWWMEVPHPNDDLSRYGRNFMVPCSYNDYLMAVQGEVPERWINTYNKLV